Proteins from a genomic interval of Trichocoleus desertorum ATA4-8-CV12:
- a CDS encoding TIGR00300 family protein, giving the protein MASSIRFLMCSPDHYEVDYVINPWMEGNVHRSSRDRAADQWEHLFHLIKEYAIVDLIQPQIGVPDIVFTANAGLVLGDTVVLSRFFHKERQAEEPFFKQWFIEKGYTVHELPKELPFEGAGDALLDREGRWLWAGYGFRSELDSHPYLAKWLDIEVLSLRLMDERFYHLDTCFCPLSQGYLLYYPPAFDAYSNRVIEMRVPEEKRIPLAEADAVNFACNAVNVDHRVILNKASDGLKQRLADKGFEVLETPLTEFLKAGGAAKCLTLRVTEPVRVEVHARATVESRVIRIDGHLLDSGLINRALDLIVEAGGSFQVLNFNLGEQRQSTSSAEVKVSAPSHEVMETIMTQLIDLGAVPPPQEACDINFEVVTQAGVSPDDFYVTTIYPTEVRVECQWVKVQKQRMDAAIVLHSTPTGPVAECRLLRDLAVGDRVVVGVEGIRTIRKTESREQRNVQEFSFMGAGVSSERRVELVVEQIAWELRKIRDQGGKVVVTAGPVVIHTGGGEHLAHLIRQGYVQALLGGNAIAVHDIEQSMMGTSLGVDMKRGVSVRGGHRHHLKVINTIRRCGSIAQAVEQGVVTSGVLYECVRNGVPFSLAGSIRDDGPLPDTQMDLLQAQADYARLIEGADLILMLSSMLHSIGVGNMTPAGVKMVCVDINPAVVTKLSDRGSVESVGVVTDVGLFLSLLLQQLDKLTSPYHFASVNA; this is encoded by the coding sequence ATGGCTTCCTCAATTCGTTTCTTGATGTGTTCACCAGATCACTACGAGGTGGACTATGTAATTAATCCTTGGATGGAAGGAAATGTTCACCGCTCCTCTCGCGATCGCGCTGCCGACCAGTGGGAGCACCTATTTCATCTAATCAAAGAATACGCGATCGTCGATTTGATTCAGCCTCAGATCGGGGTTCCAGACATAGTGTTTACGGCCAATGCGGGTTTGGTCTTAGGTGACACTGTGGTCTTAAGTCGCTTTTTTCATAAAGAACGGCAAGCTGAAGAACCCTTCTTCAAGCAGTGGTTTATCGAGAAGGGGTACACTGTCCATGAATTGCCGAAAGAACTGCCGTTCGAGGGAGCAGGAGATGCCTTACTCGATCGCGAGGGGCGCTGGTTGTGGGCGGGGTATGGGTTCCGCTCCGAACTCGATTCCCATCCTTATTTAGCCAAGTGGTTAGACATTGAAGTGCTGTCGCTGCGCCTCATGGATGAGCGCTTCTATCACCTCGATACTTGCTTCTGCCCGCTCAGCCAAGGCTATTTGCTCTACTATCCCCCTGCCTTTGACGCTTATTCCAACCGTGTGATTGAAATGCGGGTGCCTGAGGAGAAGCGGATTCCTCTTGCTGAAGCCGATGCTGTGAATTTCGCTTGCAACGCGGTGAATGTAGATCACAGAGTGATCTTGAACAAAGCCAGTGATGGCCTAAAACAACGTCTGGCTGATAAAGGCTTTGAAGTGCTGGAAACACCACTAACTGAGTTTCTCAAAGCGGGGGGGGCAGCCAAGTGCTTAACCCTACGTGTCACCGAACCTGTCCGAGTTGAAGTTCATGCCCGTGCCACGGTAGAGAGCCGTGTGATTCGCATAGACGGTCACTTACTCGATTCTGGCTTGATCAATCGCGCCCTAGATTTAATTGTGGAAGCAGGCGGTAGCTTCCAAGTGCTCAACTTCAACTTGGGTGAACAGCGCCAAAGCACTTCTTCGGCGGAAGTGAAAGTGTCGGCTCCCTCCCATGAAGTCATGGAAACAATCATGACGCAGTTGATTGATCTGGGCGCTGTGCCACCTCCACAAGAAGCCTGTGATATCAACTTTGAAGTGGTGACTCAAGCGGGAGTATCTCCTGATGACTTTTATGTCACCACGATTTACCCCACAGAAGTGCGAGTGGAGTGCCAGTGGGTGAAGGTACAAAAACAGCGGATGGATGCGGCGATCGTGTTGCATTCAACTCCCACAGGCCCAGTTGCGGAATGCAGACTGCTGCGAGATTTGGCCGTAGGCGATCGCGTCGTTGTCGGCGTGGAAGGGATTCGTACCATCCGGAAGACAGAATCTCGCGAGCAGCGTAATGTGCAAGAGTTTAGCTTCATGGGAGCAGGTGTTTCTAGTGAACGTCGCGTTGAGCTTGTGGTGGAGCAGATTGCCTGGGAGTTACGCAAGATTCGAGACCAAGGTGGCAAAGTAGTAGTCACAGCGGGGCCAGTGGTAATCCATACAGGCGGAGGCGAGCATCTAGCCCATCTAATCCGCCAAGGATATGTGCAAGCTCTGTTGGGTGGCAATGCGATCGCCGTTCATGACATTGAGCAATCTATGATGGGCACCTCCTTGGGTGTGGATATGAAGCGAGGGGTTTCGGTGCGGGGTGGTCATCGCCATCATCTCAAGGTGATCAATACCATCCGTCGCTGTGGCAGCATTGCTCAAGCTGTGGAGCAAGGCGTGGTGACGAGTGGCGTATTGTACGAGTGCGTCCGCAACGGAGTGCCATTCTCTCTAGCGGGTTCGATTCGTGATGATGGGCCTTTACCCGATACGCAGATGGATTTGCTGCAAGCTCAGGCCGACTATGCTCGCCTAATCGAAGGAGCTGATCTAATTCTCATGCTGTCTTCTATGCTGCACTCGATCGGGGTGGGTAACATGACTCCCGCAGGTGTGAAGATGGTGTGCGTGGACATCAACCCCGCTGTCGTCACCAAACTCAGCGATCGCGGTTCTGTCGAGTCGGTGGGTGTCGTCACAGATGTGGGTTTGTTCCTTAGCTTATTGTTGCAGCAGCTTGATAAGCTTACGAGTCCGTATCACTTTGCTTCTGTCAATGCTTAA
- a CDS encoding MGMT family protein, producing MSVYNRIYAIVRQIPTGKVATYGQVAELAELYGKARLVGYALYRVDKNSDIPWHRVINAKGEVSESPLRLGSDHVQRSLLEAEGIQFSAEGKINLREYLWRPTVI from the coding sequence GTGTCTGTCTACAACCGTATTTATGCGATCGTGCGTCAAATTCCTACCGGAAAAGTTGCTACTTATGGCCAGGTAGCTGAGTTAGCGGAGTTATATGGCAAAGCTCGTTTGGTGGGATACGCGCTTTACCGAGTTGATAAAAATTCAGATATCCCTTGGCATCGCGTGATTAATGCCAAAGGTGAAGTGTCAGAATCACCCCTACGTTTGGGTTCTGACCACGTACAGCGATCGCTCTTAGAAGCAGAAGGCATTCAATTTAGCGCCGAAGGAAAGATTAATTTACGGGAATATCTGTGGCGACCCACCGTAATCTAA
- the purM gene encoding phosphoribosylformylglycinamidine cyclo-ligase, with protein MDYREAGVDVEAGRAFVQQIRGMVESTYRPGVLGKFGGFSGLFQIPAGYHEPILVSGTDGVGTKLKIAQVANRHDTVGIDLVAMCVNDVLTSGAEPLFFLDYLATGHLEPEQLAQVVSGVSEGCRQAGCALLGGETAEMPGFYQPGDYDLAGFCVGVVEKSQLLDGSQVQIGDVAIGLASQGVHSNGFSLVRKIISDRGFSWDDRPELLGGQTLAEALLTPTQIYVKPVLAARQAGLTIHGLAHITGGGLPENLPRCLGEGQAVYLDPSRWPVLPVFQWLATTGEVSEVAMFNTFNMGIGLVVIVPPEQAEQTIQWFTSQNLAAYAIGEVVTGAGELTGLPE; from the coding sequence ATGGATTATCGAGAAGCTGGGGTTGATGTCGAAGCAGGCCGAGCCTTTGTGCAGCAAATTCGCGGCATGGTCGAGAGTACTTATCGACCGGGTGTACTAGGAAAATTTGGTGGTTTCAGCGGTTTATTTCAAATTCCGGCAGGTTATCATGAGCCGATTTTGGTGTCTGGCACAGATGGGGTTGGCACTAAATTAAAGATTGCTCAGGTGGCAAATCGTCACGATACGGTCGGGATTGACTTGGTGGCGATGTGTGTCAATGATGTGCTGACTTCTGGAGCCGAACCGCTATTTTTTCTGGATTATTTAGCCACAGGGCATTTAGAGCCAGAGCAGTTAGCTCAGGTGGTGTCTGGCGTTAGTGAAGGTTGCCGTCAAGCGGGATGCGCCTTATTGGGAGGAGAAACCGCAGAAATGCCAGGTTTTTACCAGCCAGGAGACTATGATTTGGCAGGCTTTTGTGTCGGTGTGGTGGAGAAAAGCCAACTGCTAGATGGCTCGCAAGTCCAAATTGGGGATGTGGCGATCGGCTTGGCTAGCCAAGGAGTGCACAGCAACGGTTTTAGCTTGGTGCGCAAAATCATTAGCGATCGCGGCTTTAGCTGGGATGACCGTCCGGAACTATTAGGGGGACAAACTTTAGCAGAGGCATTGCTCACCCCGACCCAGATCTATGTCAAACCCGTATTGGCGGCACGACAGGCTGGACTGACAATTCATGGTTTGGCTCACATTACGGGCGGCGGCTTGCCAGAAAATCTCCCCCGATGTTTAGGCGAAGGTCAAGCTGTTTATCTCGACCCCAGCCGTTGGCCTGTTTTACCTGTGTTTCAGTGGTTGGCGACTACTGGAGAAGTCAGCGAGGTCGCCATGTTTAATACGTTCAACATGGGGATTGGCTTGGTAGTGATTGTGCCGCCTGAGCAAGCTGAGCAGACGATCCAGTGGTTTACCTCGCAGAACCTGGCAGCTTATGCGATTGGGGAAGTTGTGACGGGTGCTGGTGAACTAACTGGGTTGCCAGAATAA
- a CDS encoding septal ring lytic transglycosylase RlpA family protein encodes MNQRFRSRVTVALLVAALSPSLPGSAGAIELSPKNSSAASQPTLLNQQAEKQSAIKLAQSQPTQATEVVKVGERQSSTPNKNTLIAKIQAHEVAGRKAATLYVRDIPVLTFLATTKTPADYEADEHNKSLAIANPVKVASRQAISVEAETVKQSGGTKTGAIATTSTFNNTPLDNADDPLWRATAVAAQINQMSWNGLDADKITVNWDAKPSATGAPGDRYLIKANGNILVTLDTTTTLPDTTRDLANDALQATNRLRRLLGNAVPLREVSGRPVKREQTIAVGSVKFHVKGWASWYGPGFNGNRSASGEIFNQNALTAAHRDLPFGTKVRVTNLDNGRSVVVRINDRGPYAFDRVIDLSAAAAQVLGLIHSGVAPVRLDVMDTQRTVTASN; translated from the coding sequence ATGAATCAACGATTTCGGAGTCGTGTCACTGTTGCCCTGTTGGTAGCTGCTTTATCTCCCTCTCTACCAGGTTCCGCTGGAGCGATCGAGCTTAGTCCTAAAAACAGCTCTGCTGCTAGCCAGCCAACCTTACTAAACCAGCAGGCAGAGAAGCAATCTGCGATTAAACTAGCACAGTCACAACCCACTCAAGCGACAGAAGTAGTCAAAGTTGGAGAACGCCAATCTTCAACCCCAAACAAAAATACGCTGATCGCAAAAATTCAAGCCCATGAAGTGGCAGGTCGCAAAGCTGCAACGCTTTATGTCCGAGACATTCCTGTTTTGACCTTTTTAGCCACGACCAAAACCCCAGCAGATTACGAAGCTGACGAGCACAACAAAAGTTTAGCGATCGCCAATCCAGTCAAAGTAGCGAGTCGCCAAGCAATATCTGTAGAAGCTGAAACAGTCAAACAGAGTGGGGGCACCAAGACAGGCGCGATCGCTACTACCTCAACTTTCAACAACACTCCCCTAGACAACGCCGACGATCCCCTATGGCGCGCCACCGCCGTTGCTGCTCAGATTAATCAAATGAGCTGGAATGGGTTAGATGCCGACAAGATTACTGTTAACTGGGACGCTAAACCTAGTGCTACAGGCGCACCCGGCGATCGCTATTTGATCAAAGCCAACGGCAATATCTTAGTTACGCTGGATACCACCACTACCCTGCCAGATACCACCCGTGACTTGGCTAACGATGCGCTCCAAGCCACCAACCGCTTACGACGCCTGCTGGGTAATGCCGTTCCTTTGCGAGAAGTTTCGGGTCGCCCAGTTAAGCGAGAGCAAACGATCGCAGTCGGCTCAGTCAAGTTTCACGTCAAGGGATGGGCGTCTTGGTATGGCCCTGGTTTCAATGGCAATCGCAGTGCCAGCGGCGAAATCTTCAACCAAAATGCTCTCACAGCAGCCCATCGTGACCTCCCTTTTGGCACTAAAGTGCGAGTCACCAATCTCGACAATGGCCGCTCGGTCGTGGTACGCATTAACGATCGCGGCCCTTACGCGTTCGATCGCGTCATTGATCTCTCTGCTGCGGCGGCTCAGGTTCTAGGTTTGATTCACAGTGGTGTGGCTCCAGTGCGTCTTGATGTGATGGATACCCAAAGAACTGTCACAGCTAGCAATTAA
- a CDS encoding bifunctional pantoate--beta-alanine ligase/(d)CMP kinase has product MRLFTTVAGLRCYLELHRSQQYALKREQPISDASSLAPAATVGLVPTMGALHQGHLSLIQRARQENALVVVSIFVNPLQFGPTEDFQQYPRTLETDQNLCEQAGVDAIFAPTAEELYGSAYSHQQELVTQVVPPQSMTATLCGRARLGHFQGVATVVTKLLQLVQPDRAYFGRKDAQQLAIIQRLVHDLNIPVKVVGCPTVREASGLALSSRNQYLSEQEREQAAAIYRSLQRAKQQFQTGERDTSALIDAVKVELATVPIKPEYIELVHPMTMAPLDKVDEAGLLAIAARLGSTRLIDNVVLQDRQPIVAIDGPAGAGKSTVTRQIAQTLGLLYLDTGAMYRALTWRVLQSGIGIQDEPAIAELVSKCEIQLVPGETPAEPVRVWIDQQEVTEAIRDLEVTSNVSAIAAQPAVRKELVKQQQRYGRKGGIAIEGRDIGTHVFPDAELKIFLTASVQERARRRQQDLKNQGKGDISLDELERLIYERDRKDSTRTLAPLQKAVDAIEINTDGLTISEVCDRIVALYHERVSTAANT; this is encoded by the coding sequence GTGCGTCTGTTTACAACGGTAGCGGGATTGCGGTGCTATCTAGAGCTACATCGATCTCAGCAATATGCGTTGAAACGAGAACAGCCTATTAGCGATGCCTCGTCTCTGGCACCTGCGGCAACTGTGGGTTTAGTGCCAACTATGGGAGCTTTGCACCAAGGCCATTTGAGCCTGATCCAGCGGGCTCGTCAGGAAAATGCTCTCGTCGTTGTGAGCATCTTTGTCAATCCGTTGCAGTTTGGGCCTACGGAAGATTTCCAGCAGTATCCTCGTACCTTAGAAACAGACCAGAATCTATGTGAGCAAGCTGGAGTTGATGCCATCTTTGCGCCTACCGCTGAAGAGTTGTATGGCTCAGCCTACTCCCATCAGCAAGAACTAGTCACTCAAGTTGTACCTCCCCAGTCTATGACTGCTACTTTGTGTGGTCGCGCTCGCTTGGGACACTTTCAAGGAGTGGCCACGGTAGTCACAAAGCTATTACAACTCGTTCAGCCCGATCGCGCCTATTTTGGCCGCAAAGATGCTCAACAACTGGCAATTATTCAGCGGCTCGTGCACGATTTGAATATTCCCGTCAAAGTTGTGGGTTGTCCGACGGTGCGGGAGGCAAGTGGATTGGCTCTCAGCTCTCGCAACCAGTACCTCTCCGAGCAGGAACGCGAACAAGCAGCGGCAATATATCGAAGTTTGCAGCGGGCGAAACAACAATTTCAAACGGGTGAGAGAGACACGAGTGCACTAATTGATGCGGTCAAGGTAGAATTGGCAACTGTGCCGATCAAACCTGAATACATTGAATTAGTGCATCCCATGACGATGGCTCCCTTAGATAAAGTTGACGAAGCAGGATTGCTGGCGATCGCGGCCCGCTTAGGTTCAACTCGCTTGATTGACAATGTAGTTTTGCAAGACCGTCAGCCGATCGTAGCGATCGATGGCCCTGCGGGTGCAGGTAAATCGACGGTGACTCGTCAGATTGCTCAGACGTTAGGGCTGCTTTATTTAGACACGGGAGCCATGTACCGAGCTTTGACTTGGCGGGTGCTGCAATCGGGGATTGGCATTCAAGATGAACCCGCGATTGCAGAACTGGTGAGTAAGTGCGAAATTCAACTCGTACCAGGAGAAACTCCAGCAGAACCAGTCAGAGTCTGGATTGATCAGCAGGAAGTGACAGAGGCCATTCGTGACCTGGAAGTCACTTCTAATGTCTCGGCGATCGCGGCTCAACCTGCCGTCCGTAAAGAACTGGTGAAGCAACAGCAGCGTTATGGCCGCAAAGGTGGCATTGCGATCGAGGGTCGTGATATTGGCACCCACGTTTTCCCTGATGCGGAACTTAAAATCTTTTTGACGGCTTCCGTGCAAGAACGCGCCCGTCGTCGCCAACAAGACCTGAAAAATCAAGGCAAGGGTGACATCAGCCTGGATGAACTAGAACGGCTGATTTATGAGCGCGATCGCAAGGACAGCACCCGCACTTTAGCACCACTTCAAAAAGCAGTAGACGCGATCGAAATTAATACCGATGGTCTAACTATTTCAGAAGTGTGCGATCGAATTGTGGCACTCTATCACGAGCGGGTTTCCACTGCTGCTAATACTTAA
- a CDS encoding Uma2 family endonuclease, whose translation MVQTPAKLITIEKFLKLPETKPASEYIDGKIIQKPMPQGKHSTIQTEFSTTVNSVLKPGRIARAFSELRCTFGDRSTVPDVSVFTWERIPRDENGEIANTFAIAPDWTIEILSPDQSQTKVTKNILHCLNHGTQMGWLIDPDEQTVFVYLPKQQPEVFDEAEQKIPVPSFASELNLSVGNVFGWLLE comes from the coding sequence ATGGTACAAACTCCAGCAAAACTGATAACTATAGAGAAGTTTTTGAAGCTGCCAGAAACCAAACCTGCTAGCGAATATATCGACGGGAAAATTATTCAGAAGCCGATGCCGCAGGGTAAGCACAGCACGATTCAGACTGAGTTTTCTACTACTGTTAATTCTGTTTTGAAACCCGGACGGATTGCGCGAGCCTTCTCAGAGTTACGGTGCACATTTGGCGATCGCTCAACTGTTCCAGATGTGTCTGTGTTTACTTGGGAAAGAATTCCTCGTGACGAGAATGGCGAAATTGCCAATACCTTTGCGATCGCCCCAGATTGGACAATTGAAATTCTCTCACCTGATCAAAGCCAAACCAAAGTCACTAAAAATATTCTGCATTGTCTCAATCACGGAACCCAAATGGGTTGGCTGATCGATCCAGACGAGCAAACTGTATTTGTTTATCTTCCCAAGCAGCAACCAGAAGTTTTTGATGAAGCAGAGCAAAAAATTCCAGTTCCCTCTTTTGCTAGTGAGCTGAATTTAAGTGTGGGAAATGTGTTTGGTTGGTTATTGGAATAG
- a CDS encoding type II toxin-antitoxin system VapC family toxin, whose product MKFLLDTHTFLWFIEGHPNLSDVARDVIEDPGNQRFLSIATLWEMSIKVSIGKLELGITLTELVKRHVYRNAIELLEIQPEHLDELAKLPFHHKDPFDLLIIAQSLAENLAVVTKDSAFRSYPVTILW is encoded by the coding sequence ATGAAGTTCCTGCTCGATACGCATACATTCTTATGGTTTATTGAGGGCCATCCAAATCTCAGTGATGTAGCGAGGGATGTGATCGAAGATCCAGGGAACCAAAGATTTTTGAGCATTGCAACTCTTTGGGAGATGTCAATTAAGGTGAGTATTGGCAAACTGGAACTTGGAATTACATTAACAGAGTTAGTTAAGCGTCACGTGTACAGAAATGCCATTGAGTTACTCGAAATACAGCCAGAACATCTAGATGAATTGGCCAAGCTACCTTTTCACCACAAAGATCCTTTTGATCTGCTGATCATTGCTCAGAGTTTGGCAGAGAACCTAGCTGTAGTGACGAAAGACAGTGCTTTTAGAAGTTACCCTGTCACAATCCTGTGGTGA
- a CDS encoding type II toxin-antitoxin system Phd/YefM family antitoxin, translated as MHQVHLKEAETRLAELIEEAACGEEVVIIRNDGTSFKIVPISGVKTTPKFGSAKGLVKMPDDFDEPLEGFEEYSP; from the coding sequence ATGCATCAGGTTCACTTGAAAGAAGCTGAAACTCGACTGGCGGAGCTAATTGAAGAAGCCGCATGTGGGGAAGAAGTCGTTATCATCCGTAACGATGGGACATCTTTCAAGATTGTGCCGATTAGCGGAGTCAAAACTACTCCTAAGTTTGGGAGTGCTAAGGGCTTAGTGAAAATGCCGGATGATTTTGACGAGCCGTTGGAGGGCTTTGAGGAATACAGTCCATGA